A window from Eretmochelys imbricata isolate rEreImb1 chromosome 23, rEreImb1.hap1, whole genome shotgun sequence encodes these proteins:
- the LOC144279280 gene encoding LOW QUALITY PROTEIN: peptidoglycan-recognition protein 2-like (The sequence of the model RefSeq protein was modified relative to this genomic sequence to represent the inferred CDS: substituted 1 base at 1 genomic stop codon) — MHPTGGSPIGSKGERWELWAQIPSLAPISVTVRLGSARGSTESREPWAWGKIEPVTTEPGRSDCASRAVNLAEGLSHQTDRAVGFLWPSERKMLLLTRVVWLLALCAVALGCPRIVSRXQWGARPAKSRVPLRTPVPYVILHHTERNRCYSETTCSQQVRAIQDNHMDKRGLADISYNFLIGEDGRVYEGRGWRTKGAHTKVFNSRSLGLAFLAPFPIQSPAVQIAVPGLELGPASLEL, encoded by the exons gtgggagctgtgggcgcAGATCCCTTCCctggccccgatctcggtcactgtgcgtctgggcagcgcccggggTAGTACGGAgagccgggagccctgggcctgGGGCAAGAT TGAACCGGTAACCACGGAGCCAGGGCGCTCGGACTGTGCCTCCAGGGCAGTGAACCTGGCCGAGGGCCTTTCTCACCAGACAGACCGTGCTGTGGGCTTTCTTT GGCCGAGCGAGAGGAAGATGCTGCTGCTGACGCGGGTCGTGTGGCTCTTAGCGCTCTGTGCCGTGGCGCTCG GCTGCCCCCGCATTGTCTCACGCTGACAGTGGGGGGCCCGGCCTGCGAAAAGCAGGGTCCCGCTGAGGACCCCGGTGCCCTACGTCATCCTCCACCACACGGAACGGAATCGCTGCTACTCAGAGACCACCTGCAGCCAGCAGGTCAGAGCCATCCAGGACAACCACATGGACAAGAGGGGCTTGGCCGACATCAGCTACAA CTTCCTGATCGGCGAGGACGGCAGAGTCTATGAGGGCAGAGGCTGGAGAACGAAGGGGGCCCACACGAAAGTCTTCAACTCTAGGTCCCTGGGACTTGCCTTCCTGGCACCTTTTCCA ATCCAGAGCCCAGCTGTCCAGATTgcagtccctgggctggagctggggcctgCGTCCCTCGAGCTGTAA